The following proteins are co-located in the Oenanthe melanoleuca isolate GR-GAL-2019-014 chromosome 4, OMel1.0, whole genome shotgun sequence genome:
- the CISD2 gene encoding CDGSH iron-sulfur domain-containing protein 2, with amino-acid sequence MVLETLARIVKVQLPAYLKRLPLPESVGGFIRLTVSEWLRLLPFLGVLALLGYLAVRPFLPKKKQQKDSLINLKIQKENPKVVNEINIEDLCLTKAYCRCWRSKTFPVCDGSHNKHNELTGDNVGPLILKKKEV; translated from the exons ATGGTGCTGGAGACTCTGGCCCGCATCGTCAAGGTCCAGCTGCCCGCGTACCTCAAGCGCCTGCCGCTGCCCGAGAGCGTCGGCGGCTTCATCCGCCTGACAG TTTCAGAATGGCTGCGGTTACTGCCTTTCCTGGGTGTGCTGGCCTTGCTCGGTTACCTTGCTGTTCGTCCCTTCCTCCCCaagaagaaacagcagaaggaTAGCTTGATTAACCTCAAGATCCAGAAGGAAAATCCCAAAGTAGTGAATGAGATAAACATTGAAGATCTGTGCCTCACTAAAGCTTACTGCAGGTGTTGGCGTTCAAAGACG tttcctgtCTGTGATGGCTCCCACAACAAGCACAATGAATTAACAGGAGATAATGTAGGTCCACTAATACTCAAGAAGAAAGAAGTATAG